One stretch of Arachis hypogaea cultivar Tifrunner chromosome 20, arahy.Tifrunner.gnm2.J5K5, whole genome shotgun sequence DNA includes these proteins:
- the LOC112786201 gene encoding uncharacterized protein, whose product MTETRSSIRNLELQIGQLSKRIPEISSSIFPSNTEVNLREECKALTIEADAESEKELLALNANKGVAGHSCWRSTPKEEQVVALNATIEEDGCSTPTKDSHIEEPREIRAHQETIEVPLNALLQIMEFEEYFSSDEEEETREEKIARYLGTLMKLHAKFCETEALKEEPPVFTQECSVLVQKKLPQKKPDPESFLISCTIGTITFEKDLCNLGSSINLMPLSVMRRLGILEV is encoded by the coding sequence ATGACAGAGACTAGGTCTTCCATCAGGAATCTGGAGTTACagattggtcaactgagcaagaggatccctgagatatCCTCTAGCATTtttccaagcaatactgaagtaaacctaagagaagagtgcaaggctctCACTATAGAAGCTGATGCCGAATCTGAAAAGGAgcttctggcgttgaatgccaacaaGGGAGTAGCTGGGCATtcttgctggcgttcaacacccaaggaGGAGCAAgttgtggcgttgaacgccacaatAGAAGAGgatgggtgttcaacacccactAAGGACTCTCATATTGAAGAGCCAAGGGAAATTAGAGCTCATCAGGAGACTATAGAAGTCCCCTTGAATGCCCTATTACAGATTATGGAGTTTGAAGAATACTTCTCttctgatgaggaagaggaaactagGGAAGAGAAAATTGCTCGGTACTTGGGAACCCTCATGAAGCTGCATGCCAAATTTTGTGAAACAGAGGCATTGAAGGAGGAACCTCCAGTATTTACCCAAGAGTGCAGTGTCCTGGTTCAGAAGAAGCTGCCTCAGAAGAAGCCAGACCCCGAAAGTTTCCTAATTTCCTGCACCATAGGGACaataacctttgagaaggattTATGTAATCTTGGatcaagcatcaacctcatgcctctctctgtaatgagaAGGTTGGGAATTCTAGAGGTGTAA